In Candidatus Fusobacterium pullicola, a genomic segment contains:
- the ligA gene encoding NAD-dependent DNA ligase LigA, producing the protein MKKYIKELREKIKKYSDYYYTNNESLISDVEFDKLLAELKELEEKYPEYREENSPTEVVGATSLKETKFQKVTHKKPMLSLSNSYNEGDIADFIERIKKLLPEEKEINYALELKLDGLSLSIQYENGKLVRAVTRGDGAVGEDVTENILEISSIPRELKEKVSIEIRGEVVLPLSKFEELNRKRLENGEEVFANPRNAAAGTLRQLDSSIIRERGLDAYFYFLVDAQNYGVKTHSESIEYLSKLGIKTTGVCEVLKNSSELIERIEYWGAKREELDYETDGMVIKVNNIELWDILGNTTKSPRWAIAFKFPAKQVTTKILGVTWQVGRTGKVTPVAELEEVELSGSKVKRASLHNYQEIERKDIRVGDSVFIEKAAEIIPQVVKSVKELRDGSEIIITEPTNCPICNTVLEREEGQVDIKCPNMACPGKVEGELIYFVSRDAMNIAGFGSKLVENMLRLGFIKNIVDIYELKNHREELEKLDKMGKKSVDNLLNAIETSKTREYSKVLCALGIPFVGKTSAKLLAEASENIDNLMNMSIEELMEIEGVGDKMAQAIYEFFRDEEKKKLIEGLKINGLTFAQEKKEELPEDEKVFTGKTFLFTGTLKNFTRNEIKEEIEKLGGKNLSAVSKNLDYLIVGEKAGSKLKKAQEIGSIKIITEDEFMEICKKRS; encoded by the coding sequence GTGAAAAAATATATAAAAGAGTTAAGAGAGAAGATAAAAAAGTACAGTGATTACTACTATACAAATAATGAAAGTCTTATATCTGATGTTGAATTTGATAAATTATTAGCAGAGTTAAAAGAGTTAGAGGAGAAATATCCTGAATATAGAGAGGAAAACTCACCGACAGAGGTGGTAGGAGCGACATCACTTAAAGAGACAAAGTTTCAAAAGGTGACACATAAAAAACCTATGTTAAGTCTATCAAACTCATATAATGAAGGGGATATAGCAGACTTTATAGAAAGAATAAAAAAGTTACTTCCTGAAGAAAAGGAGATAAACTATGCTTTAGAGTTAAAATTAGATGGATTGTCTTTGAGTATTCAATATGAGAATGGAAAACTTGTAAGGGCAGTAACTAGAGGAGATGGAGCAGTAGGTGAGGATGTTACTGAAAATATTTTAGAGATATCTTCTATTCCAAGGGAATTAAAAGAAAAGGTAAGTATAGAGATAAGAGGAGAGGTTGTACTACCACTATCTAAATTTGAGGAGTTAAACAGAAAGAGATTGGAGAATGGAGAAGAGGTTTTTGCTAATCCAAGAAATGCGGCTGCTGGAACTTTAAGACAGTTAGATTCAAGTATAATAAGAGAAAGAGGGCTAGATGCTTATTTCTATTTTTTAGTTGATGCACAAAATTATGGAGTAAAAACACATAGTGAGAGTATAGAGTATCTTTCAAAACTGGGAATAAAAACGACTGGAGTATGTGAAGTATTGAAAAACTCTTCAGAATTGATAGAGAGAATTGAGTATTGGGGAGCTAAAAGAGAAGAGCTAGACTATGAAACTGATGGAATGGTAATAAAGGTAAATAATATAGAGTTATGGGATATATTAGGAAATACTACTAAAAGTCCTAGATGGGCAATAGCTTTTAAATTTCCAGCTAAACAGGTGACTACTAAAATTTTAGGGGTAACTTGGCAGGTAGGAAGAACTGGAAAGGTAACACCAGTAGCTGAGTTAGAAGAGGTAGAACTATCAGGAAGTAAGGTAAAAAGAGCTAGTTTACATAATTATCAAGAGATAGAGAGAAAGGATATAAGGGTAGGAGATAGTGTATTTATAGAAAAAGCAGCTGAGATAATTCCTCAGGTTGTAAAATCTGTAAAGGAGTTAAGAGATGGAAGTGAGATAATAATAACAGAACCTACTAATTGTCCAATATGCAATACAGTATTAGAAAGAGAGGAGGGGCAAGTGGATATAAAGTGTCCAAACATGGCTTGTCCAGGAAAAGTAGAGGGAGAGTTGATATATTTTGTTTCACGTGATGCTATGAATATAGCTGGTTTTGGTAGTAAGCTGGTAGAGAATATGCTAAGACTTGGATTTATAAAGAATATTGTAGATATCTATGAGTTAAAAAATCATAGAGAGGAGCTTGAGAAGCTTGATAAGATGGGGAAAAAGAGTGTAGATAATCTTCTGAATGCTATTGAGACTAGTAAAACTAGAGAGTATTCAAAAGTTTTATGTGCTTTAGGAATTCCATTTGTAGGGAAAACTTCAGCTAAACTTTTAGCAGAGGCAAGTGAAAATATTGATAATTTAATGAATATGAGTATTGAGGAGTTAATGGAGATAGAGGGAGTTGGAGATAAAATGGCTCAAGCTATCTATGAGTTTTTTAGAGATGAAGAGAAGAAAAAACTTATAGAGGGATTAAAAATAAATGGACTTACTTTTGCTCAAGAAAAGAAAGAGGAGTTACCTGAAGATGAGAAAGTGTTTACAGGAAAAACATTTTTATTTACAGGAACTTTGAAAAATTTCACAAGAAATGAGATAAAGGAAGAGATAGAAAAATTAGGTGGTAAAAATCTTTCTGCAGTAAGTAAAAATCTAGATTATCTAATAGTTGGAGAGAAAGCTGGAAGTAAATTAAAGAAAGCTCAAGAGATAGGAAGTATTAAGATAATTACTGAGGATGAGTTTATGGAAATTTGTAAAAAGAGGAGTTAA
- a CDS encoding manganese-dependent inorganic pyrophosphatase gives MKKILVFGHKNPDTDSICSAISFAELKNAQGVNVVPCRLGNVSRETQFALNHFGAEAPLFIENVNPDENGKKEVILVDHNEKIQTADGIENAKIIEVVDHHKFGLVTDEPLKITADTVGCTCTLVYRLFKQAGITPSKMAAGLMMSAIISDTLLFKSPTCTPEDVEAVKELSKICGEENFEDYGMKLLIEGTSLSDKTPEEVITIDMKEFDMNGKKVAVAQVNTVDVAGLLNTQAELETAMNSMSEKANYDLFVLVITDIIKAGSYVLTVGKCPELVEKAFNVKLENKTAWLEGVVSRKKQVVPFMLTASQN, from the coding sequence ATGAAAAAAATTCTTGTTTTTGGACATAAAAATCCAGATACTGATTCTATATGTTCAGCAATATCTTTCGCTGAGTTAAAAAATGCTCAAGGTGTTAATGTTGTACCTTGTAGACTTGGAAATGTAAGTAGAGAAACTCAATTTGCTCTAAACCACTTTGGAGCTGAAGCACCTCTATTTATAGAAAATGTAAATCCAGATGAAAATGGTAAAAAAGAGGTTATTTTAGTTGACCACAACGAAAAAATACAAACAGCTGATGGAATTGAAAATGCTAAAATAATAGAAGTTGTTGATCACCATAAATTTGGCTTAGTTACTGATGAGCCTTTAAAAATTACTGCTGATACAGTTGGATGTACTTGTACTTTAGTATATAGATTATTCAAACAAGCTGGAATTACTCCATCTAAGATGGCAGCTGGACTTATGATGAGTGCTATCATCTCTGATACTTTATTATTCAAATCTCCAACTTGCACACCTGAAGATGTTGAAGCTGTAAAAGAGCTTTCTAAAATCTGTGGAGAGGAAAATTTTGAAGATTATGGAATGAAACTTCTTATTGAAGGAACTTCATTATCTGATAAAACTCCAGAAGAAGTTATCACAATAGATATGAAAGAGTTTGATATGAATGGTAAAAAAGTAGCTGTTGCTCAAGTTAATACTGTTGATGTAGCTGGACTTTTAAATACTCAAGCTGAATTAGAAACTGCTATGAACTCTATGAGTGAAAAAGCAAACTATGATCTATTTGTACTTGTTATAACTGATATCATTAAAGCTGGTTCTTATGTGTTAACTGTTGGAAAATGCCCAGAGTTAGTAGAAAAAGCTTTCAATGTAAAATTAGAAAATAAAACTGCTTGGTTAGAGGGAGTAGTTTCTAGAAAGAAACAAGTAGTTCCTTTCATGCTTACAGCTAGCCAAAACTAA
- a CDS encoding response regulator transcription factor codes for MKRKILIIEDEKELTQVLYDTFSQEDFEVIKAFDGEIGVDKFYEEKPDLILLDINLPKKLGWEVCKEIRKTSNVPIIMMTARDSDADEYTGLSIGADDYITKPFNLKILLLKVKKLLKLDDNNIYKFESLSIDIKKGEINISGESIELTRREIQFLEYMIKNKGIIFSRDYLLNEIWGFDFEGDDRVVDTLVKRIRKKLGDYNFLLKTIRGMGYSFDENKN; via the coding sequence ATGAAAAGAAAAATTTTAATTATAGAGGATGAAAAAGAGCTTACTCAAGTTCTTTATGATACATTTTCACAGGAAGATTTTGAAGTTATAAAAGCTTTTGATGGAGAAATTGGAGTAGATAAATTTTACGAAGAGAAACCTGACTTGATTTTACTTGATATCAACCTACCAAAAAAACTTGGTTGGGAGGTGTGTAAGGAAATTCGTAAAACTTCTAATGTTCCTATTATTATGATGACAGCTAGAGATTCTGATGCTGATGAATATACTGGACTTAGTATTGGAGCTGACGACTATATAACTAAACCATTTAATTTAAAAATTCTCTTACTTAAGGTTAAAAAATTACTAAAATTAGATGATAACAATATATATAAATTTGAATCTCTATCAATAGATATAAAGAAGGGAGAGATCAATATAAGCGGTGAAAGTATTGAGCTTACTAGAAGAGAGATACAGTTTCTTGAATATATGATAAAAAATAAGGGGATTATTTTCTCTAGAGATTACCTTTTAAATGAGATCTGGGGATTTGATTTTGAAGGAGATGACAGAGTAGTGGATACCCTTGTAAAAAGAATACGTAAAAAACTTGGTGACTACAATTTTCTATTAAAAACTATAAGAGGAATGGGGTACAGTTTTGATGAAAATAAAAATTAA
- a CDS encoding HAMP domain-containing histidine kinase translates to MKIKINLFQKIFSLSMFLIIFTITVSYLFSTFLADSFYINRKKSEILEIVKNAKKLSVDEYIFKDYASELRNKEGINIYVVSKETEDNYYSYSTKKENEDFYQDEDGFHIKQLPFSKVMLLIYREELSNEDILFVTTSLSVMSSHRHEVYSLHMITLVLTMILSIFICQFFTKKITKNISELNRVAKQITNLDFSEEVVLNTSDELNELGKNINIMSKSISSSIENLNSFVSNASHELKTPITVINTHAQALLNGTVNDEKLKKDYYKVILKESKEMSSLVSDLLLISKLSSLEKNIEKEEYSVLTLLHESIEKFELLELQKNIEWEIKLKDFTLFINKKLFKVVIDNLVNNALKYSPEDSIIEVYSIGNGIVFKNPMYLAEKVSVDKLFQPFYRGTSATELNIDGSGLGLSLIKRILDLHSFNYSIEIEENHFKFILTY, encoded by the coding sequence ATGAAAATAAAAATTAATCTTTTTCAAAAGATATTCTCTCTATCTATGTTTTTAATTATTTTTACTATAACTGTAAGTTATCTCTTCAGTACATTTTTAGCCGACTCTTTCTATATCAATAGAAAAAAAAGTGAGATTTTAGAGATAGTAAAAAATGCTAAAAAACTATCTGTAGATGAGTATATTTTTAAAGACTATGCTTCTGAACTAAGAAATAAAGAGGGAATAAATATATATGTAGTTTCTAAAGAAACAGAGGATAACTATTACAGCTATTCTACTAAGAAAGAAAATGAGGATTTTTACCAAGATGAAGATGGATTTCATATAAAACAACTTCCTTTTTCAAAGGTAATGCTATTAATATATAGAGAGGAACTATCCAACGAAGATATTCTCTTTGTTACAACCTCACTTTCTGTTATGAGTAGCCATAGACACGAGGTTTACTCTCTTCATATGATAACCTTAGTTTTAACTATGATTTTAAGTATATTTATCTGTCAATTTTTTACTAAAAAAATTACTAAAAATATATCTGAGCTCAACAGAGTAGCGAAGCAGATTACTAACCTAGATTTTTCAGAAGAGGTTGTTTTAAATACATCAGATGAGTTAAACGAGTTAGGTAAAAATATAAATATCATGTCTAAGAGTATCTCCTCGTCTATTGAAAATCTAAATAGTTTTGTTTCAAATGCTTCACATGAATTAAAAACCCCTATCACAGTTATCAATACTCATGCTCAAGCTCTATTAAACGGTACTGTTAATGATGAAAAATTAAAAAAAGATTATTACAAGGTTATTTTAAAAGAAAGTAAGGAGATGAGTAGCTTAGTAAGTGATCTGCTCCTTATATCTAAACTATCCTCTCTTGAAAAAAATATTGAAAAAGAGGAGTATTCCGTACTCACATTACTACATGAAAGCATAGAAAAATTTGAACTTTTAGAGCTACAAAAAAATATAGAGTGGGAGATTAAATTGAAAGATTTTACCCTTTTTATCAATAAAAAACTTTTTAAAGTTGTTATAGATAACTTGGTTAATAATGCCCTCAAATACTCCCCAGAGGATTCTATCATTGAGGTTTATTCCATAGGAAATGGTATAGTTTTTAAAAATCCAATGTATTTAGCTGAAAAAGTAAGTGTTGATAAACTATTTCAACCATTTTATAGAGGTACCTCCGCTACAGAATTAAATATTGATGGGAGTGGACTCGGTCTATCTCTAATTAAGAGAATTTTAGATTTACACTCTTTCAACTATTCGATTGAGATAGAGGAAAACCATTTCAAATTTATTTTGACATATTGA
- a CDS encoding HAD family hydrolase has protein sequence MKFVVSDLDGTLLHSRNVVSDYTVETIKKLVDNGVNFAIATGRGQQGVQDILKQLGITPYLICNNGANIYTPEGECIFDERIPQDVVTQILKEIRRNNLFYSAFQNEFLFHSNEEPVEDFTSRPLFTEIGVDREEDIPSLNKIIVTNQNPEVLIELVAILKEKFSHLAEIMLSQATCLDIAPKNCTKGTGIENLAKIFNLTPNDFMAFGDGENDLDMLKTVGHPVIMENAQDILKEKFSITTLSNKEDGVAVYLKNFFNL, from the coding sequence ATGAAATTTGTTGTATCAGATTTAGATGGAACATTATTACACTCTCGTAACGTAGTTAGTGACTATACTGTTGAAACTATTAAAAAATTAGTCGATAACGGTGTAAATTTTGCTATAGCTACTGGAAGAGGACAACAGGGAGTACAAGATATTTTAAAACAACTTGGTATCACTCCCTATCTAATATGTAACAATGGAGCTAATATATATACTCCAGAGGGAGAGTGTATCTTTGATGAAAGAATTCCTCAAGATGTTGTTACTCAAATTTTAAAGGAAATTAGAAGAAACAACCTCTTTTACAGTGCCTTTCAAAATGAATTTCTCTTCCATAGTAATGAAGAACCTGTAGAGGATTTTACTAGTAGACCTCTTTTTACAGAGATTGGAGTAGATAGGGAAGAGGATATTCCATCTTTAAATAAAATAATTGTAACTAATCAAAATCCAGAGGTATTAATTGAACTTGTAGCTATTTTAAAAGAGAAGTTCTCTCATTTAGCAGAGATTATGTTATCTCAAGCTACTTGTCTAGATATTGCCCCTAAAAATTGTACAAAGGGAACAGGAATAGAAAATCTTGCTAAAATTTTTAATCTTACTCCTAATGATTTTATGGCATTTGGAGATGGAGAAAATGACCTAGATATGCTTAAAACTGTAGGACATCCTGTAATAATGGAAAATGCTCAAGATATTCTAAAAGAAAAATTTTCTATAACAACACTTTCTAATAAAGAGGATGGTGTAGCTGTATATTTGAAAAACTTCTTTAATTTATAG
- a CDS encoding YhdT family protein: MLRAKQINKEIIITLILYIFYFGWWYYFAYLHTDSEDVKNFKYILGLPEWFFYSCVLGLIVINILVFIVVTFFFKNTSLEEEEKC; the protein is encoded by the coding sequence ATATTGAGAGCAAAACAGATAAATAAAGAAATAATTATTACTTTAATACTATATATCTTCTATTTTGGATGGTGGTACTACTTTGCATATCTTCACACAGATAGTGAAGATGTTAAAAATTTTAAATATATCTTAGGATTACCTGAATGGTTTTTCTATTCCTGTGTATTGGGATTAATTGTTATAAACATCTTAGTTTTCATTGTAGTTACCTTCTTTTTCAAAAATACTTCTTTAGAGGAGGAGGAAAAATGTTAA
- the panF gene encoding sodium/pantothenate symporter produces the protein MLIIIPIILYLLTMLGIAYKVNQIKNSKEVDFSEEYFIGSRNMGGFVLAMTIIASYVGASSFIGGPGIAYKLGLGWVLLACIQVPTAFFTLGIIGKKLAIISRRINGVTIIDLLRVRYKSDIVVILSSVTMLIFFIGTIVAQFIGGARLFETVTGFSYLTGLIIFSSVVIAYTSFGGFRAVVITDAIQGVVMLLATGVLFYTLLKHGKGMENIMLTIAKTNPEMLTPTSNGNIALPFILSFWVLVGIGLLGYPSTAVRCMGFKDSRSLHRAMIIGTSVVGLLMLGMHLVGVMGVAIEPNIEIGDKIIPILALKHLHPILAGIFIGGPLAAIMSTVDSLLIMSSATIVKDLYLHYIDRNASVEKIKKLSLMTSLGFGIIVFLLSLNPPDLLVWINLFAFAGLEATFFCPIVFGLFWKRANATGAVASMIFGFITFIYLTVCKVSILGMHNIVPVLFVSSIVFIIGSYVGETTDDETIDLFFNF, from the coding sequence ATGTTAATAATTATCCCTATTATTCTTTATCTTTTAACAATGTTAGGAATTGCCTATAAAGTCAATCAAATAAAAAATAGTAAAGAGGTAGATTTTTCTGAAGAATACTTTATTGGTAGTAGAAATATGGGTGGCTTCGTCTTAGCTATGACCATTATAGCTTCATATGTTGGAGCAAGTTCATTTATAGGTGGGCCTGGTATTGCCTATAAATTAGGACTTGGTTGGGTTTTACTTGCCTGTATACAGGTTCCAACAGCCTTCTTTACCTTAGGAATTATCGGAAAAAAATTGGCCATTATCTCAAGACGAATAAATGGAGTCACTATAATAGATTTACTCAGAGTAAGATATAAAAGTGATATTGTTGTTATTCTCTCCTCTGTTACTATGCTAATATTTTTTATTGGAACAATTGTAGCACAGTTTATTGGAGGAGCAAGACTTTTTGAAACAGTAACTGGTTTTTCATATTTAACAGGATTAATAATATTCTCATCAGTTGTAATTGCTTATACATCTTTTGGAGGATTTAGAGCTGTAGTTATCACAGATGCTATTCAAGGAGTTGTAATGCTTTTAGCTACTGGAGTTCTATTTTACACACTTCTAAAACATGGAAAGGGAATGGAAAATATAATGCTTACCATTGCTAAAACAAATCCAGAGATGTTAACTCCAACTTCTAATGGTAATATTGCCCTGCCTTTTATTCTATCCTTTTGGGTTTTAGTTGGTATTGGATTACTAGGATATCCCTCTACAGCTGTAAGATGTATGGGATTTAAAGATAGTAGATCTCTTCATAGAGCTATGATTATTGGAACCTCTGTAGTTGGTTTACTAATGTTGGGAATGCACTTAGTTGGAGTTATGGGAGTAGCTATTGAGCCAAATATTGAGATTGGGGATAAAATAATTCCAATCCTTGCTCTAAAACATCTTCATCCTATTCTTGCTGGAATATTTATCGGTGGTCCACTAGCTGCTATAATGTCAACTGTTGATTCATTACTTATTATGTCTTCAGCCACTATTGTAAAAGATTTATATTTACACTATATAGATAGAAATGCTTCTGTAGAGAAGATAAAAAAACTCTCTCTTATGACCTCTCTAGGTTTTGGAATAATAGTTTTTCTATTATCATTAAATCCTCCTGATCTATTAGTATGGATTAATCTTTTTGCTTTTGCTGGATTAGAAGCAACTTTTTTCTGTCCAATTGTTTTTGGATTATTTTGGAAAAGAGCTAACGCAACTGGAGCTGTAGCTTCTATGATATTTGGATTTATAACATTTATATATCTAACTGTATGCAAAGTATCAATCTTAGGAATGCATAATATTGTTCCTGTACTATTTGTTAGTTCAATTGTATTTATTATTGGTTCCTATGTTGGTGAAACTACTGATGATGAAACTATTGATCTGTTCTTTAATTTTTAA
- a CDS encoding HAD hydrolase family protein gives MGNGGPEIKEVATHITDSVEKDGLWKAFKNLSNYSAMSFYKK, from the coding sequence ATGGGTAACGGTGGCCCAGAAATAAAAGAAGTGGCTACTCATATAACTGATTCAGTTGAAAAAGATGGATTATGGAAAGCTTTTAAAAATCTGAGTAACTACTCAGCTATGAGTTTTTACAAAAAATAA